A segment of the Bacillus sp. es.034 genome:
AGCCGCCTACCATGAATATACTGTAAAGAATGGTTCCGAGACAGACAAAGCCCAATAATGCAGACAAACTCAATACGATATAATTACGGATATACCTGGCCATCACCACAATCAGGCAAGCTGATATGATAAAAAGCACGATGATAGGCAGCCATCCCTCTAACATCAACATGTTGCCACCCCCTATTCAATTCCTCTACTAAACCACCAAAAGAAAAAGAGTATCACAGCCACAATAAACCCCAGTAGGGCAACGACATGTTTTCTTTCCGTTTTTTTCTTACCGGAATGAGCAGCG
Coding sequences within it:
- a CDS encoding YesK family protein encodes the protein MLMLEGWLPIIVLFIISACLIVVMARYIRNYIVLSLSALLGFVCLGTILYSIFMVGGWDGMGIGFYAIAAFLGLSIGTAISPFVKKKAGVE